In one Spirosoma rigui genomic region, the following are encoded:
- a CDS encoding lytic transglycosylase domain-containing protein: MTYLNRSLLRIGLLSAVLSGLTRVASAGTTIQTSDSTIVTKDTVAAVMTVPDSLLKERLAKLQKDIPLNYHKSVQAYVDYFTFRKPSKTKLMMERMPLFFPLYERMLAQYGLPDELKFLSIVESALNPRAISHAGAGGLWQIMPGTGRDLRLYQDDYVDERMDPVKATEAACKYLRDLYNIFGDWELALAGYNCGPGAVKRAMRRSGGDSFYTIYDALPKETRGYVPQFVAFTYLMHHGNDHGIIAENYEFPIPHDTIQVSGYFNLETFAKHSTMPLADLQKMNPAITTTILPEYTKRYPLRVPRQQYAYFASHRRAVMDSASQLPPTMAHTLLAHAEDVRYGNDSMGAWAALNRNPLAHMTLDETPEEGTEETKSAKLAAKLAVAEPADEAEDEIEKVVARKPHKQVYVVRRGDNLGDIAERYAVELYDLKRWNHLRSTTIQRGQKLVILKEVTETRAERLADQGSAKARHKAETVAKTKHFKPRYHRVQDGDTLWNIAQRYDGLTIDRLKKMNNIRGNALRPGQKLIVG; the protein is encoded by the coding sequence ATGACGTACCTGAACCGTAGCCTGCTGAGAATAGGGCTGTTGAGTGCGGTGCTGAGCGGCCTGACGAGGGTAGCCAGTGCCGGGACTACGATTCAAACCAGTGACAGCACAATCGTAACAAAAGACACGGTAGCGGCCGTAATGACTGTTCCTGACAGCTTGCTGAAGGAGCGGCTGGCCAAACTTCAGAAGGATATTCCGCTCAACTACCACAAGTCGGTCCAGGCTTATGTGGATTATTTCACGTTTCGGAAGCCCAGCAAAACGAAACTGATGATGGAGCGGATGCCGTTGTTCTTCCCCCTCTATGAACGGATGCTGGCCCAGTACGGCCTGCCCGATGAACTGAAGTTTTTGTCGATCGTGGAGTCGGCACTGAACCCGCGCGCTATCTCCCACGCGGGAGCCGGCGGACTCTGGCAGATCATGCCCGGCACAGGGCGTGACCTGCGGTTGTACCAGGATGACTACGTCGATGAACGGATGGACCCCGTCAAGGCTACCGAGGCCGCCTGCAAATACCTCCGCGACCTGTACAACATCTTCGGTGATTGGGAACTGGCCCTGGCGGGTTACAACTGCGGACCGGGTGCCGTAAAGCGCGCCATGCGCCGGTCGGGTGGCGACTCGTTTTATACCATCTACGATGCGCTGCCCAAAGAAACCCGCGGCTATGTGCCGCAGTTTGTGGCGTTTACCTACCTGATGCACCACGGCAACGACCACGGCATCATTGCTGAGAACTACGAGTTTCCTATTCCGCATGATACCATCCAGGTGTCGGGCTATTTCAACCTCGAAACGTTCGCCAAGCACAGTACCATGCCGCTGGCTGATCTGCAAAAGATGAACCCGGCCATCACGACGACCATTCTGCCCGAGTACACCAAACGTTACCCACTGCGGGTACCGCGCCAGCAGTATGCCTACTTCGCCAGTCACCGGCGGGCGGTCATGGACTCGGCCAGTCAGCTGCCGCCAACGATGGCCCATACCCTGCTGGCTCATGCCGAAGACGTTCGCTACGGTAACGACTCGATGGGAGCCTGGGCCGCCCTGAATCGGAATCCGCTGGCGCACATGACCCTCGACGAGACACCGGAAGAGGGCACTGAAGAAACAAAATCGGCCAAGCTGGCGGCTAAACTGGCCGTTGCCGAGCCTGCCGACGAAGCCGAGGATGAAATAGAGAAGGTGGTAGCCCGCAAGCCCCACAAGCAGGTATACGTAGTGAGGCGGGGCGACAATCTGGGGGATATTGCCGAGCGGTATGCCGTGGAATTATATGACCTCAAAAGGTGGAATCACCTGCGCTCGACGACCATTCAGCGGGGTCAGAAACTGGTCATTCTGAAAGAGGTTACCGAAACCCGCGCTGAGCGTTTAGCCGATCAGGGCAGCGCCAAAGCGCGGCATAAGGCGGAAACGGTGGCCAAAACGAAACACTTCAAGCCCCGTTACCACCGCGTGCAGGATGGCGATACGCTCTGGAACATTGCCCAGCGGTACGATGGTCTGACCATCGACCGGCTTAAGAAAATGAATAACATCCGGGGAAACGCCCTGCGTCCGGGACAGAAACTGATTGTAGGGTAA
- the ruvA gene encoding Holliday junction branch migration protein RuvA gives MIAYLDGVLSYKEPTYAIIDVHGIGYAVHISLQTYSTLPGGGDRVKLFTHHLFREDAQILYGFAVADEKSLFLDLIGVSGVGPNTALGMLSAMQPGDLRLAILGENVRAVQAIKGIGAKTAQRIILELRDKMKKSGVVSGGPTYRQQEVDPVRQEALAALIALGFPKPTAEKSVDDALKADPTLSVEDVIRRALR, from the coding sequence ATGATTGCTTATTTAGACGGAGTGTTATCCTATAAGGAGCCAACCTATGCTATCATTGACGTACACGGTATAGGCTACGCGGTTCATATCTCTCTCCAAACGTATTCAACGCTGCCCGGCGGGGGCGACCGGGTTAAACTGTTTACCCATCACCTGTTTCGCGAAGATGCCCAGATTTTGTACGGCTTTGCGGTAGCCGATGAAAAATCCCTGTTTCTGGATCTGATCGGGGTATCGGGCGTGGGGCCCAATACCGCCCTGGGTATGCTGTCGGCGATGCAGCCGGGCGACCTTCGGCTGGCTATACTGGGTGAGAACGTACGGGCGGTGCAGGCCATCAAAGGCATTGGCGCCAAAACAGCCCAGCGGATCATCCTGGAACTGCGCGACAAGATGAAGAAATCGGGCGTGGTATCGGGCGGGCCTACCTACCGCCAGCAGGAAGTTGACCCCGTTCGGCAGGAGGCTCTGGCCGCCCTGATTGCGCTGGGCTTTCCCAAACCAACGGCCGAAAAGAGCGTGGACGATGCCCTCAAGGCCGACCCGACTCTGTCAGTCGAAGACGTGATCCGCCGGGCGCTGCGCTAA
- the sov gene encoding T9SS outer membrane translocon Sov/SprA, with product MVNPYFVHSPAISHSLVNVIRFLFVSNGWLTLGCWLLIGVGITFGQDQPVPAPTRRGNAGRRQQQISADSARSEARRRATMRADSIKQVVKDRNDSIRAARSANRRPTVNWPDRRATRFSERPSQSPFILRDPKGVSTDFRLGLDGQIAVTERVRSGVSLSGPPTPNNVQGNSGNVPAQPGIPNSAIFPDAASPSTTPPGTLSPGVPIPGLALPPSQFGLPYRPAETIPLSTYNQLQNQRVEQNLWREYGARRDGQSAVSGRGLTPKLELPPIVDRLFGGSTVDFKPNGFVTLDFGYLYQFIDNPVIPVRQRRNGNFLFNEQISINFNGKVGERLGVLANFDTKASFNFENALKVNYRPAGGLPGIGTGQGLPNLPSAPNLPGVNTPNAPSLSGFTPQNESILQGLEVGNINWAVNSQLIPGVQNLFGIKTQLRFGKLNATAVVSQQRSRKSEIVLRGGTSNRPFEIRGDQYDENRHFFLSQFFRNNYEASLKSLPQVTSGVNVTRIEVYVTNRTNTTETLRNLAGFQDLGEGNPYAQANPNLQPFARNSRTPADNRANGLYDKLTNNPANPLRQVDRTSEVLTTTYGFTKGIDFDLLRGAKRLTEREFKLQPELGYISLVTPLRNDEVLAVSYEYTYQGRRYKVGELTEDYQARPDNEVLVLKLLKSATLRNNLQLPMWNLMMKNIYSLNTAQITRQGFQLRIVYKDDVTGIDNPNLQEGVQLQNRPLVQVFNMDRLNQQLDAQPDGNFDYVENITVDSRYGKIIFPVLEPFGSYLERQFLPSEENLKAKYVFNQLYRTTLADAQQIADKNKFFLRGSFQSGNGAEVQLPYGVNEQSVTVTAGGVPLTPGQDYVLEAQTGRLRIINESVTNSGREIRIGYEQPDLFQNQIRTLVGTRLDYAINKDISLGLTAMHMKETPAGFLTRVAIGNEPVNNSIVGLSANIRKDAPGLTRLLDGLPIIQTKEPSTIQFNGEVAQLFPGTNPRAKNDSYLDDFEAARTIFDLTRQPTRWRLGATPQQFPQGSFQNPLEFAYNRALISVYSVDPSIYTPGNQGVVSNVDPDEVKKNVYERYFLPQELFPGRSARVVQLPESILDVSYFPSERGMYNYNPNLNADGTLPNPKRNFGAVTRAIASDIDFDNANIENITFWLMDPFVGGAAGTVRGNADPTKNTPNTTGGKLVFNLGDVSEDVIKDGRYEFENGFPATGDPGSLTANNGRNPGTEATPWGVAPRQQFVTNAFQSGGRENQDVGLEGLKNEDERVRFQPYLNQIQQRVTNTEVLNQIQQDPSNDDFKFYLGEEADQQKFIVARYKRYMGMENNSPENTSTNAFLTPASTTLPDIEDLNIDNTINDNEAYYEYEVDLRSGKLEVGKNNIVDKVVVPVDGLPNGVTWYQFRIPIREPLRKVGSINGFKSIRFARMYLTDFDQPVVLRFAQLQMEANQYRKYLGDLNQRGLQEVPEPYDANFTVSTVNIEENSQQQANLTGGAKYVYTVPPGYVRDRDFTQVNQVELNEQSMRLSVTNLRDGDSRGAFRNTNIDLQFRERIKMFVHMHNAENESRQVSAFVRLGTDYTDNYYEIEIPNLVATREGEDNPSLVWPTGIDGNDLDLALAELINLKADRNRNLSRRSSLPYTLPSANGRYKLTVVGNPDLSSVQSIMIGVRNPKSGDERPKSFTIWVDELRANGYDQHAGVAGIAALNMKLADLATVTASGRITTFGFGGVQTKIGERARETTSEFGISSAIAIDKFLPEKWGFRIPLYVNYDTRNVDPHFNPLDPDTPLETSLSTLSEGLERDSYRRLVQDNTTRRGYNFSNVRKVKTNPNAKTHFWDFENLAFTYAFNDTKRTNILTEEYLQEQYRGGIAYTYGAQPKAFEPFRNKAAFEAPYLRWLKDFNLTLLPSLVSIRTDMDRSFIKTQLRSSDLTTDGIVPQYEKYFLFNRYYDLTWNLTRSLVLTYRAQANSIIDEPAGDINSQAKRDSIMQSIRNLGRMKNFVQDIRATYRLPLDKIPLLDWIAADAVYGIGYQFQANSFGIADTLGVPFGNIIRNNRERGITGRVDLIRLYNKIRYLRFANTPAPVRKNFARNPGDVEDIVRGESRVLKNFTRALLTVRGINFSYTVQESTILPGFLPTPSFFGLDQNNAPGLGFVLGSQNRSIQYKAAEKGWLSPSTVLNTAFQQNLTKKFNARTTLEPFRDFRMQVEWRLDRTDAYQEYYRPGAQGGPFETQSPVRNGQFAMSFWSFRTAFIGLRKDNTSPIFDKFEEYREYFINKLTLANPEKTGGYNKTSQDVLIPAFFAAYSGQPIAKAQLSPFYNFPLPNWRIDYNGLSGLAFIKKQFSAFTVTHSYTSNYSVGNFISNLEYGAAYVNLAVQGYPLGNAVNQQGQFIPVFAMSTITMSEKFAPMLGVQFQTKNRISGRLEYNQSRDIALSLSNSQVAELTNKDLTASVGFTRQNVRIPFRINGAYKKLKNDLTFSCNLTLRDTRAIQRKLDLEQIITAGNVNFQLRPQISYIVSRRLNFNMYFDRTFNDPLVSNSFRRATTSGGVQVKFNLAE from the coding sequence ATGGTGAACCCTTACTTTGTTCACAGTCCTGCCATTAGCCACTCACTTGTCAACGTTATCCGATTCCTGTTCGTCTCGAACGGGTGGCTGACGCTGGGATGCTGGCTGCTGATAGGTGTGGGGATAACATTCGGCCAGGACCAGCCGGTACCAGCCCCGACCCGACGGGGGAATGCCGGACGGCGGCAGCAGCAGATCAGCGCCGACTCGGCCCGGTCCGAAGCCCGTAGGCGAGCTACGATGCGGGCCGACTCCATCAAGCAGGTCGTTAAAGATCGCAACGACAGTATCCGGGCGGCCCGCTCCGCCAATCGCCGGCCAACCGTGAACTGGCCCGACCGCCGGGCCACCCGTTTCTCGGAACGTCCCTCACAATCACCGTTTATCCTGCGCGATCCAAAAGGCGTTTCAACCGACTTTCGCCTGGGGCTCGATGGTCAGATTGCCGTTACCGAACGGGTACGCTCGGGTGTTTCGCTGTCGGGGCCACCCACGCCCAACAACGTACAGGGTAATTCGGGCAACGTACCGGCACAACCGGGAATACCCAACAGTGCCATTTTCCCCGACGCAGCCTCGCCCAGTACAACGCCACCGGGTACGTTGTCGCCCGGCGTGCCTATTCCTGGTCTGGCGTTGCCACCGTCGCAGTTTGGTTTGCCCTACCGCCCGGCCGAAACTATACCGCTCTCAACTTATAACCAGCTCCAGAATCAGCGCGTGGAGCAGAATCTGTGGCGCGAATACGGAGCCCGGCGCGACGGACAGAGTGCGGTGAGCGGACGTGGTCTGACGCCCAAGCTCGAACTGCCGCCCATTGTTGACCGCCTGTTTGGCGGCAGCACCGTCGATTTCAAACCCAACGGCTTCGTCACGCTCGATTTCGGGTATCTCTACCAGTTCATCGACAACCCCGTTATTCCGGTACGGCAGCGCCGGAATGGTAATTTCCTGTTCAACGAACAAATCAGCATCAACTTTAACGGAAAGGTTGGCGAGCGGCTGGGTGTGCTGGCTAACTTCGATACCAAGGCGAGTTTTAACTTCGAGAATGCTCTTAAGGTCAACTACCGGCCGGCGGGTGGACTGCCGGGTATCGGAACGGGGCAGGGGCTGCCTAACCTGCCCAGTGCGCCAAACCTGCCGGGGGTGAATACGCCTAACGCGCCAAGCCTGTCGGGGTTTACGCCCCAGAACGAAAGTATTTTGCAGGGGCTCGAAGTGGGTAACATCAACTGGGCCGTCAACAGCCAGCTGATTCCCGGTGTGCAGAACCTGTTCGGTATTAAAACCCAGCTGCGGTTTGGCAAGCTGAATGCTACAGCCGTGGTATCACAGCAGCGGTCGCGCAAGAGCGAGATCGTTCTGCGGGGCGGCACCTCCAACCGGCCGTTCGAAATCCGGGGCGACCAGTATGACGAAAACCGCCACTTCTTCCTGTCGCAGTTCTTCCGCAACAATTACGAAGCCTCGCTGAAGTCGCTGCCGCAGGTAACCTCCGGAGTGAACGTGACCCGTATTGAAGTATACGTAACCAACCGGACCAACACCACCGAAACCCTCCGGAACCTGGCGGGTTTTCAGGATCTGGGCGAAGGCAATCCTTATGCGCAGGCAAACCCGAACCTGCAGCCGTTTGCCCGCAACAGCCGTACGCCCGCCGACAACCGCGCCAACGGCCTGTACGACAAGCTGACCAATAACCCCGCCAACCCGCTTCGGCAGGTAGACCGTACGTCCGAAGTGCTGACGACCACCTATGGATTCACCAAAGGAATCGATTTCGACTTGTTGCGGGGAGCCAAACGCCTGACCGAGCGTGAATTTAAACTGCAGCCCGAGCTAGGCTATATCTCGCTGGTTACGCCCCTGCGTAATGACGAGGTACTGGCCGTTTCCTACGAGTATACCTACCAGGGCCGACGCTATAAAGTGGGGGAGCTGACCGAAGATTACCAGGCCCGGCCCGACAATGAAGTACTGGTACTGAAACTGCTGAAGTCAGCCACGCTGCGCAACAACCTCCAGTTGCCGATGTGGAACCTGATGATGAAAAACATCTACTCGCTCAATACGGCGCAGATTACCCGGCAGGGGTTCCAGCTTCGTATCGTCTATAAAGATGACGTAACGGGTATCGACAATCCAAACCTGCAGGAGGGAGTTCAGTTGCAGAACCGGCCCCTGGTGCAGGTGTTTAACATGGACCGGCTCAACCAGCAGCTGGATGCCCAGCCCGATGGGAACTTCGACTACGTTGAGAACATCACCGTCGACAGTCGGTACGGGAAGATCATCTTTCCCGTTCTGGAGCCGTTCGGTTCGTATCTCGAACGCCAGTTCCTGCCCAGCGAGGAGAACCTGAAAGCCAAGTACGTTTTTAACCAGCTCTACCGGACCACCCTGGCCGATGCCCAGCAGATTGCCGATAAGAACAAGTTCTTTCTGCGCGGGTCATTCCAGTCGGGTAACGGGGCCGAGGTGCAGTTACCCTACGGTGTCAATGAGCAGTCGGTAACGGTAACGGCCGGGGGCGTACCGCTCACACCCGGTCAGGACTACGTACTGGAAGCCCAGACTGGACGGCTGCGGATCATCAACGAGAGTGTGACCAACTCGGGTCGCGAAATCAGGATTGGTTACGAACAGCCGGACTTGTTTCAAAACCAGATCCGGACGCTGGTGGGTACGCGGCTGGACTACGCCATCAACAAAGACATCAGCCTGGGCCTGACCGCCATGCACATGAAGGAAACACCGGCTGGTTTTCTCACGCGGGTGGCCATTGGTAACGAGCCCGTTAACAACAGCATCGTGGGGCTGAGTGCCAACATCCGGAAAGATGCGCCCGGCCTGACGCGTCTGCTCGATGGCCTGCCTATTATCCAGACCAAAGAACCGTCGACGATCCAGTTCAACGGCGAAGTGGCGCAACTCTTTCCGGGTACTAACCCCCGCGCCAAGAACGACAGCTACCTGGACGATTTTGAAGCCGCCCGGACGATTTTTGACCTGACCCGCCAACCTACGCGCTGGCGGCTGGGCGCTACCCCGCAGCAGTTTCCGCAGGGCTCGTTCCAAAATCCACTGGAGTTCGCCTACAACCGGGCACTTATCTCGGTCTACTCCGTCGACCCCAGTATTTATACGCCGGGCAACCAGGGTGTAGTGTCCAACGTAGATCCGGACGAAGTAAAAAAGAACGTATACGAACGGTACTTCCTGCCGCAGGAGTTGTTTCCGGGCCGGTCGGCGCGGGTTGTGCAACTGCCCGAAAGCATCCTCGACGTATCGTACTTCCCGTCGGAGCGGGGCATGTACAACTACAACCCGAACCTGAATGCCGACGGTACGCTGCCGAATCCAAAACGCAACTTCGGAGCCGTAACGCGGGCCATCGCGTCGGACATCGACTTCGACAATGCTAATATCGAGAACATCACGTTCTGGCTTATGGACCCCTTTGTGGGGGGAGCGGCCGGTACGGTACGCGGCAATGCCGATCCGACCAAAAACACGCCCAATACAACGGGGGGTAAGCTGGTCTTTAACCTGGGTGATGTCTCCGAAGATGTTATTAAAGACGGCCGCTACGAGTTCGAGAACGGCTTCCCGGCAACGGGCGATCCCGGTAGCCTGACGGCGAACAATGGCCGGAACCCCGGTACCGAAGCGACGCCCTGGGGCGTGGCACCGCGCCAGCAGTTTGTGACGAACGCCTTCCAGAGTGGCGGACGGGAAAACCAGGACGTTGGACTAGAAGGGCTCAAAAATGAAGATGAACGAGTTCGGTTTCAGCCTTACCTGAACCAGATCCAGCAGCGGGTGACGAACACGGAAGTGTTGAACCAGATTCAGCAGGACCCCTCGAACGACGACTTCAAGTTTTACCTGGGCGAAGAGGCCGACCAGCAGAAGTTCATCGTGGCGCGGTACAAGCGGTATATGGGCATGGAGAACAACTCGCCCGAGAACACGTCGACGAACGCGTTCCTGACCCCGGCTTCGACCACCCTGCCCGATATTGAAGACCTCAATATCGACAACACCATCAACGACAATGAAGCGTACTACGAGTATGAAGTAGACCTGCGGTCGGGTAAACTCGAAGTGGGTAAGAACAACATTGTCGATAAAGTTGTGGTGCCGGTCGATGGACTTCCCAATGGCGTAACCTGGTACCAGTTCCGGATTCCGATCCGGGAGCCGCTGCGGAAAGTGGGCAGCATCAACGGCTTTAAGTCGATCCGGTTTGCGCGGATGTACCTGACCGACTTCGACCAGCCGGTTGTACTACGTTTCGCCCAGCTGCAGATGGAAGCCAACCAGTACCGCAAGTACCTCGGCGACCTGAACCAGCGCGGCTTGCAGGAAGTACCCGAGCCCTACGATGCCAACTTCACCGTATCAACGGTCAACATCGAAGAAAACAGCCAGCAGCAGGCGAACCTGACCGGGGGCGCCAAGTACGTGTATACCGTACCGCCGGGCTACGTTCGGGACCGCGACTTCACCCAGGTGAACCAGGTTGAACTGAACGAGCAGTCAATGCGCCTGAGCGTAACGAACCTACGCGATGGCGACTCGCGCGGGGCATTCCGCAACACCAACATCGACCTCCAGTTCCGGGAGCGCATCAAAATGTTCGTGCACATGCACAACGCCGAAAACGAGAGCCGGCAAGTAAGTGCCTTCGTTCGGCTGGGCACGGACTATACCGACAACTACTACGAAATTGAGATTCCGAATCTGGTCGCTACCCGCGAGGGCGAGGATAACCCATCCCTTGTCTGGCCAACCGGCATTGATGGCAATGACCTGGATCTGGCCCTGGCCGAACTGATCAACCTGAAAGCCGACCGCAACCGGAATTTAAGCCGCCGGTCGTCGTTGCCATACACCCTGCCGTCGGCCAATGGCCGCTACAAACTCACCGTTGTGGGTAACCCGGATTTAAGCTCGGTACAGTCAATTATGATTGGCGTACGCAACCCAAAATCGGGCGATGAGCGACCGAAGTCGTTCACGATCTGGGTCGATGAGCTACGCGCCAATGGCTACGACCAGCATGCCGGGGTGGCGGGTATTGCTGCTCTGAACATGAAGCTGGCCGATCTGGCAACCGTAACGGCGTCGGGCCGGATTACGACCTTCGGCTTTGGTGGGGTGCAAACAAAAATTGGCGAACGCGCCCGCGAAACGACTTCAGAGTTTGGTATCTCGTCGGCCATTGCCATTGACAAGTTCTTACCCGAGAAGTGGGGATTCCGAATTCCGCTCTACGTCAATTACGACACCCGGAATGTTGATCCGCATTTCAACCCGCTCGACCCAGATACCCCGCTGGAAACCTCGCTGTCGACGCTGTCCGAAGGGCTGGAGCGTGACAGCTACCGCCGACTGGTGCAGGACAATACCACCCGGCGGGGGTATAACTTCTCGAACGTGCGGAAGGTGAAGACGAATCCGAATGCCAAAACGCACTTCTGGGATTTCGAGAATCTGGCCTTTACCTACGCCTTCAACGACACGAAGCGGACCAACATCCTGACCGAAGAGTACCTGCAGGAACAGTACCGGGGCGGTATTGCCTACACGTACGGAGCCCAGCCCAAAGCGTTCGAGCCCTTCCGCAACAAGGCCGCGTTCGAGGCCCCGTATCTGCGCTGGCTCAAGGATTTTAACCTGACCCTGCTACCGTCGCTGGTGTCGATCCGGACGGATATGGACCGGAGTTTTATTAAAACCCAGCTGCGTAGCTCTGACCTGACAACGGATGGTATCGTTCCCCAGTACGAGAAATACTTCCTCTTCAATCGGTATTATGACCTGACCTGGAACCTGACGCGCAGCCTCGTGCTGACGTACCGGGCGCAGGCCAATTCGATCATCGACGAACCCGCGGGCGACATTAACAGCCAGGCCAAGCGCGACTCCATCATGCAGAGCATCCGGAACCTGGGCCGCATGAAAAACTTCGTGCAGGATATCCGGGCTACGTACCGGCTGCCGCTCGACAAAATACCGCTGCTCGACTGGATTGCGGCCGATGCCGTCTATGGTATAGGGTACCAGTTCCAAGCCAACTCATTTGGCATTGCGGATACGCTGGGCGTTCCCTTTGGTAACATCATCCGCAATAACCGCGAACGGGGTATCACGGGCCGCGTGGACCTGATCCGGCTCTACAACAAGATCCGGTACCTGCGCTTTGCCAACACGCCCGCGCCGGTACGCAAGAATTTTGCCCGGAACCCCGGCGACGTAGAAGACATTGTCAGGGGAGAGAGCCGGGTACTGAAAAACTTCACGCGGGCGTTGCTCACAGTGCGGGGCATCAATTTCTCCTATACCGTGCAGGAATCGACGATATTGCCGGGCTTCCTGCCCACACCAAGCTTCTTCGGGCTGGATCAGAACAATGCACCTGGCCTCGGTTTCGTACTGGGCAGCCAGAACCGGTCGATTCAGTACAAAGCCGCTGAGAAAGGCTGGCTATCGCCGAGTACCGTATTGAACACGGCTTTCCAGCAGAATCTGACCAAGAAGTTCAATGCCCGTACGACCCTGGAACCGTTCCGCGATTTCAGGATGCAGGTCGAATGGCGGCTCGACCGGACGGACGCTTACCAGGAGTACTACCGGCCGGGGGCGCAGGGTGGTCCGTTCGAGACGCAGTCGCCGGTGCGCAACGGGCAGTTTGCTATGTCGTTCTGGTCGTTCCGGACGGCTTTCATCGGGCTGCGTAAGGATAATACATCGCCCATCTTCGACAAGTTTGAAGAATACCGCGAGTACTTTATCAATAAGCTGACGCTGGCGAATCCGGAGAAGACGGGGGGCTACAACAAGACATCGCAGGACGTATTGATCCCGGCTTTCTTTGCTGCTTATAGCGGGCAGCCCATCGCGAAAGCGCAGTTGTCGCCTTTCTACAACTTCCCGCTGCCCAACTGGCGCATCGACTACAACGGTCTATCGGGGCTGGCGTTCATCAAGAAGCAGTTCAGCGCGTTTACGGTCACCCACAGCTATACCTCGAACTACAGCGTCGGTAACTTTATTTCGAATCTGGAATATGGCGCGGCTTATGTGAACCTGGCGGTGCAGGGCTACCCGTTAGGAAATGCTGTCAACCAGCAGGGCCAGTTCATACCGGTTTTTGCGATGAGTACCATTACGATGTCGGAGAAGTTTGCGCCGATGCTTGGCGTTCAGTTCCAGACCAAGAACCGGATCAGCGGGCGGCTGGAGTACAACCAGAGCCGCGACATCGCGCTGAGCCTGTCCAACTCGCAGGTGGCCGAGCTGACCAATAAAGACCTGACGGCATCGGTGGGTTTCACGCGGCAGAACGTCCGGATTCCGTTCCGGATCAATGGGGCGTACAAGAAGCTGAAAAATGACCTGACGTTCTCCTGCAACCTGACCCTGCGCGACACGCGGGCCATTCAGCGCAAGCTGGACCTTGAGCAGATCATTACGGCGGGTAACGTGAACTTCCAGCTGCGCCCGCAGATCAGCTACATCGTCAGCCGCCGACTCAACTTTAATATGTATTTCGACCGGACGTTCAATGATCCGCTCGTGTCGAACTCCTTCCGCCGGGCCACTACCTCGGGTGGGGTGCAGGTGAAGTTCAACCTGGCTGAGTAA
- a CDS encoding BamA/TamA family outer membrane protein, producing the protein MKRVLGCLMGFLWIAGPVMAQEHVPKIARNAIGRFIYQTLNDTSSAASSRVLIFPTAGYAPETSLELGVRAFSLYYANDDTLVNRLSELVLYGFVTLRGQFGAQLENAVYSDQNTYYLLGRARYQQFPLLYYGIGPQTRPGNPALVSSSYVQIRQRALRKVTQNWYAGPEIDFQRLQNVTFERTDPDAVVLPLGGRGSTTLELGGTLVYDDRKNVLNVRKGAFFEAAALRNLVNTSTYTFQRLLFDGRFYRPLGKASRVLALQATGMFISGNVPFNSLALLGGENTMRGYYMGRYRDKNLLAAQAELRWLPFAFSRRWGGTLFGGLGTVAPSVSQFRVNQIRWAVGGGARFLFFQKKDVYLRADLGITREGTGLYFSLGEAF; encoded by the coding sequence ATGAAGCGAGTACTGGGGTGCCTGATGGGTTTTTTGTGGATAGCGGGGCCGGTGATGGCGCAGGAACATGTGCCGAAGATTGCCCGGAACGCTATTGGTCGGTTTATCTACCAGACCCTAAACGATACATCTTCGGCGGCTTCGTCGCGGGTGCTGATCTTTCCAACGGCGGGCTACGCACCTGAAACCAGTCTGGAGTTGGGTGTACGGGCTTTTTCACTCTATTATGCCAACGACGATACGCTGGTCAACCGGCTGAGCGAACTAGTCCTGTACGGCTTCGTCACGCTGCGGGGGCAGTTTGGCGCTCAGCTCGAAAACGCCGTTTATTCCGATCAGAATACTTATTATTTGCTGGGCAGGGCGCGCTATCAGCAGTTTCCGCTGCTGTACTACGGTATTGGTCCCCAAACGAGACCCGGCAACCCGGCGCTGGTCAGTTCCAGCTACGTCCAGATCCGGCAGCGTGCCCTGCGTAAGGTGACCCAAAACTGGTATGCGGGGCCGGAAATAGACTTTCAGCGCTTACAGAACGTAACATTCGAGCGTACTGACCCCGATGCTGTGGTACTGCCGCTGGGCGGGCGCGGCTCCACCACACTGGAACTGGGCGGGACACTCGTTTACGATGATCGGAAAAATGTGCTGAACGTACGGAAGGGTGCCTTCTTCGAAGCGGCAGCCCTGCGCAATCTGGTTAACACGAGTACGTACACTTTTCAGCGACTGTTATTCGACGGTCGGTTCTACCGGCCGCTGGGCAAGGCGAGCCGGGTGCTGGCCTTACAGGCAACGGGCATGTTCATCAGCGGCAATGTGCCGTTCAACAGTCTGGCCCTGCTGGGTGGCGAGAACACCATGCGCGGTTATTACATGGGCCGTTACCGCGACAAAAACCTGCTGGCAGCCCAGGCCGAGCTACGCTGGCTACCATTCGCATTTAGCCGGCGGTGGGGCGGTACGCTGTTCGGCGGGTTGGGTACCGTAGCGCCGTCGGTTAGCCAGTTTCGGGTCAACCAGATACGGTGGGCCGTTGGGGGTGGGGCGCGGTTTCTGTTCTTTCAGAAAAAAGACGTGTACCTGCGCGCCGACCTGGGCATAACCCGTGAAGGAACCGGCCTGTATTTCTCCCTCGGCGAAGCCTTTTGA